CAAATACGGATGCTTTAATGAGTTTGTGGGTCAGAAATGGGCCATAGAAGCGCTCGAATATGTGACTCACGGGCTCAGTTTCCTCCTTTTCAGTGATTCGATTGTAGCTTCCTCCGACACAGCAGATGCTGAAAGCTTTTGAAGTCCTGGATGGTACGTCTTCTGGGATTTTAGCACAGGTGAACCAGTGTTTGTTCCCTGCCTCCCTCTGTCCATTCAAAGCCATACAAGCCCCCAGGAAAGTGATGTTGAACAAATAGCAGAAGCAAACCGACATCGCAGCATAGAGGCAGAAGGAGCGGACTGAGCCAAAGGGGGAGCTGTAGCCCAGCAGGAGAGCCAGAGCATCCGTCAGGCTGGTGATAGTGATGGACACTGCAGCCTCCTTGTAGGTTCCAGCCAGCCGGTCGGGGACGGTGTCCAGAACACGGGTCCTCTGCCAGCAGGAGATCATGATGAACATGTCATCAAGTCCAATACCTCcagattaaaagaaaagacatttacagCTTGTCTCAAATTGAACGAGAAATGcacattattttataacataGCAACTGGCTAGTGTCACAACCTCTTAATTCAGGCTAATAAAAAGTCATGTCGTTTTGAATACCTTCTCTCTTGTACAGTGGGACTTCGTAGACACAAATGTTGAACTTACCCAATATCATGAAAGGACAGGAGGCAACTGTCATGACAAAAGGTTGGCCCAGCAGCAACAGAGCCCCAAAACTGCTCAGCACTGCCAGACCTGTAGAGAGCACCCCACAGAACGCCACCCACACCTTGGTCCGCACATTATCCGACCTGAAGAAACCACAGATTTAAAAGATTCAGCTCCTTAACACAGAACGTTAGATTTGCTTTTAAcggtgtgttttcattttgatttgaacaTGTAGGAGAACGATTTGACTGTGCAGCTGTTGACAAATTCCAAATTCGCCACAAAAGCAGATGTTTTACCAACCTCCAGCACGATATGATTGAAAACGTGATGGCGATGGCGTAGGTGATTGAGAATAAATAGATCACTGAAGCTGGAGATTTCTCAAATTCCCACTGCATTGACATGGAGGTGCAGTATGACACCTAGAAAGATCATGATAAACGTTGTAAGCATCATTTTTATAAAGAACAGACCATTTAGGACACTGATATGTTGAATGATCATCTTACCTGAATGGAAGCTGACGAATCATTCGAGACCACATTGATGAAATTTTCCAACCACAgatctgtttttgctttgtcatCCTCTCGTAGATAGTAATGAAGCTGTATGGCTTTGGCACTTTCAACAACTGAGCTCTCAGGATTCAATTTCACACTCCCCAGACTCAAATGTAAGGGAAGGCTCTGAAAATCAGAGTGATACCATGGGAATGTCAAACTGACATTGTCCATATTCTTGGCATCGTATTTAATAATATCTAAAATAGCATTAGACGTGCAGACCCCCATAACCTCTGCACAAATATCTGAATAGTCAAATGACTGGTTGCCAAGCTGCACTGCCATAGCTTTAACCTTAAAGTCCAGGTCCAGGATGTCCTTAAGAGGCTCTGCTGTCAGAATATTCCTGTCGCTTGTAGCTATGAGAGTAGCATAACTCCCACTTGTGCTCAGCCTTAAACGTGAAAACACGGAATCGTTTCCTGGAAAGGTTTCTTCTATGTATTTCCTCTCCATCTTGGCTTTGCCATCTACAGGTGTGAACTGGTCTTCGATATTGTTGGACATTCTGTccttcagaaaataaaatccactcCCCAGGCCTGCTGAGAGAATGAGAGGGGTGATGAGGAACCACCAGGGATGGGACCCAATAAAAAGACCCATCATCTCGAAGCAGATGCGTAAGCGTCTCTCAATGCAGTCTATGCTGCATCTGGCCATAGCTGGAAAATGTTGCACCCTGCAAATGTGTATATCTGGTTGGTATGTTGCATCAAAACCTACTTGACTGATATTTCAGAGTAGCGTTAGAGAAAACTGCGAGCCTTCCCAACCAGATGCCTTTATTGTGCTGCAGACTCTTTTCAGCTCCTTCATGAGGTGAAATTTGCATAATAACAGAGTTGGTCTGCTTTGGAATGAACAGAGGCAGGTGAGGTTTGAGGATGAGCTCAAAGAGCATCTTAAACAATACAAGGTGTAGTATGGCTCACTGGTTCCATTGCCTTTCTTAATACAGTCACTAGTTTCTTATTGCTTAGCCCCTGAGCAATTCCTTTTCATGGTTGGAGAAataacaaagacacagaacaaagaTGTGCTGTTCTGCATAATGTGGGTCTTTATTTAGACTATTCAAAGGTTTCCTACCTGTTAATTGGCATCATTCTCTAAGGTAGATTTCCCTTCAACCCCATTCAATTCTGCCTGAAGTGTAAATTTACCAGCATTAGAAAAAGAACACTTAAACACAATTTAATCCAcattttggaagaaaaaaaaaaaactaatctaaactaataaaaacatgtaatataACAGAAATTGATTGTGTGTAAACTCCAGATGCATATAATGGTAAGTTATGCATATCTTTAGTAGAATAGCTGTGTTATAATAATCTTTATCCTCATTCAACAGACCAGAGGGATCCCTCAGATTCTGATGACGTCAtgccataaacacacattttatttgacaaTATATATCTGTAAAGAACATAAAGAAAGTATGACCTGGCAttataaaagcacaaaaaacaacaaccctaGACTATACTTACattatttgctgttgttgatATTTAGTTGGATTCTTTTTTAAACTTCGTCCATCGTCGTGACGTAGCCGGTAGCACGTTGGCCGGAAGTTGCGCGGACAGCAGCCTGTCACCGGAGCTGTTAGCCGCCTGCTGCTCCACAAACAGCTGCAAATCATCGTTCAGCTCGTCGAAAAGTGGGAAACTAAACAGTCGCCGTCTGAAAATGGACGAAGACGTTCTGACGACTTTGAAACTGTTAATAATTGGCGAAAGTGGAGTTGGAAAGTCcaggtttgtgtatttatttttttttgagcTAGCTTATCAGCTAGCTTGTTGTGAATATTGACGTTGTTATGTAACGTCAATGTTGAGTTTCTTACCCGCCGTTCAGCAGCTGTCGCTACAGCTAGCTGGCGGTGTTACAGCCAGTTTTCTACCAGTTTCCAATGATCCACTAATTAGCTACAGTTGACAAGTTCACATATGACTTAGGTGGCTGAATAAAGCTGTCTTAATATACTGTTTTCCAACTTTCTGTTGGTATTTTTTGCTTTACCTATGGTAATGGTTATGTTAACGTGAAGTCGTGTTGCTTTTCAGACTCAGTTATGTAGTTGTTGTGATCCTGTGATCCTTTGTAACTGACCGGAAACGCAGAGCCTTAGGTCAACTCGCAAAAGCCTCTTCCTCATTTCCATGATATCTTTCGCTCCCCAACAGTCTCCTCTTGAGGTTCACAGAGGATACGTTTGATCCAGACCAGTCAGCCACAATAGGTATTACACTCACGACACACCTGTACTTACAGATGAACAAAATACGTGTGTAAATAAACAACCTTCAATTTAAAATGGTTAATTTCAATCCCCTTGTCGTTCGTCCCTCTCATGACTGATCAGGTGTGGACTTCAAAGTGAAGACACTGTCAATAGATGGGAACAAAGCAAAGTTGGCTATATGGGTAAGTGCTTATCCTACTGTCTGTCAATAGTTTGTTTcaagaaaaacagagtgaaGTACAGGTTTTCACCACAAGATGGTGAcataacacagacagacatgcaagAAGGtaactgcaaaacaaatcacCACATTGTCAGACACGTAGTCCCCAGTGTCCATCAGCATAAATAACAAGCTGAACAAAATCTGCAGCTCCTGCTATGGGCCCCATGCAACCGCACAACAACTATTTTCTTGTAGAAGGACCATGGTGGCCAAGTTGTGTAGTGGCAACAGGTTCCCTGGCACGAGTCCAGCTAGGGACGTTTGCTGCATGTCTTGACCTCTCTTTTCTCCCATgttccctctctgcctctttacTGGTGCTGCCAAGTGGAATCGgaaatgcacattaaaacaaacaaacaaaaaaacatgatttgcaAATGTTAGGCTCATAAATAGAAATGTTAAGTAGTTCCAGTGATTTCTTTAGCTCTTACACTGcgattatttttttactttgaagcATTCTGTGTTGAAGCCACAAAGTTGTTCTACAGCAACCCAACTTGCAGAAGTAGGAGTGTTTATGAATAGTGGATAGTTCCTTGTCTGAGGACCCAGAAAACCTGTAAAGTGTCCTCAGGCAATGGCCAACAGTGGGACAGTCCTGAGAACCTGTAAAATCATTTTGAATAAGGATCTTTGGTCTTAAaaattttgttttgctttgtttttaccTTTCCAGGACACGGCTGGACAGGAAAGGTTTCGCACCCTGACGCCCAGCTACTACCGTGGTGCACAGGGAGTCATTCTTGGTAAACAGACATTTATAAAGCTGCAAAACCCACTGTAAATTAGGAAAAAATCTTCATATCTTTCTGCATATTTTcctattcagttttattttttcatgacATTTTACTCGTACACGAGTCACCTGACATCACAGCCATTCATCCATCCTTATTGTCTGCCTGTAATTTTAGTAAGCAAGAAGTTGACATAAGCTTGACATTTAAACTGTAAATCAGCAGCTAGCTGATAAAAACTGTTAGGAAGATGTTACTATTCCAACATTATACATTGACACTAACtccttcacttttcttttcagtatATGATGTCACAAAGCGAGACACTTTTACGAAGCTCGAAAACTGGCTGAATGAACTGGAAACTTACACAACACGCAATGATATTGTAAAAATGCTGGTTGGGAATAAAATTGATAAGGTGAGTCACTCTGTACAGAATTCACTTTTCCATTAGCACATGACAAATCTTGGATTGCTGGTACTGTTTCTcacattattaaagtttttaccAATtatacacacagcacaaaaaacacttgtgtgttttgtaaatgtgCTCACCAGCTGTgggtttgttttgcatttcattacACTTATATAGTACATAAGGTTTTACTCCTTATTGTTTTGCCATGTGTATTTCATATAAAGAAAATTACATAGGTTTGTCTGTTTGGTTTTCAGGATGACCACGAAGTGGACAGAAATGAAGGCTTGAAATTTGCTAGGAAACACTCAATGCTTTTTATCGGTAAGTGTTCATGTTAAAGTGAAATCAGATGTGACCAGACATGGTCATTTAAGCTAATAGAGCCATAAAGCATGGCTTACAGCCATCCAGATTTAccatactgtatttaaatgtcacAACTTTAATTGCATCATTGGAACAAGTCAAGACATCTCTCTTAGAAAGTCATGCATTTAGTTTGGGTTTGTTGCattgtttattctgtgttgGGATTTTTGAGTCTCCGTCAGTACTGCACCAAAAGATGCAGCCACTCCAGGAGAACTGCATTATGATCAAAATCTAGTGGGGTTTTGTTTATCAAATCCGTGTCTACACGTGTTCCTGATTCTCATCTGCCCTTCTCCTGGAAATTAGGTTACCATATCTGCAGAGTTTCCATTTTAGAAAAGTTAGTGCTTTTTGAGAAGGGTTGGGCAAGACAACGACGACAATGATGTGTTCATCCCACTTGATGTCTTAAGTTTCTTAAATCAGgtcatttcactgtgtgttcattgtgtgtCATGTTTGACAACATAtggatattttaaaaatctttataaTTGgtgatgcatttaaaaataaggtgttttgttctgttttgaaTTTAACAGAATAAATTGGTTTGTACATCTGTGTATTTTTGCTTTGCTACTTACCactactttaaaaaatgttattcatTCAATAAATCTTGGTaactttctttcctttgtgcAGAGGCCAGTGCAAAGACTAAAGATGGTGTCCAGTGTGCCTTTGAAGAGCTTGTGGAGAAGATCCTCCAGACTCCAGGGCTTTGGGAGAGTGAAAGCCAGGGTCAGAAGGTCCACTTTGGGGACCAGGCGCAGGTCAGGGGCAGTTCATGTGGAGGATACTGTTCCATATCTTGAACCAGGCCAAGATGGAAAAACACCTACTTGATACGAATGACTACGGGCCTGCaccagagagaaaatgacagaaagagagggagaggtagaCGAGTACTTAAGTGTTGGAGTAGTTGTATCGATCGGTCAATCTGACCTTGCTGTTTGCACACTTCTTTTTCAACCATCTGTCATATGTCACTACATTtcgtttaaaacacaaatggaagGATCAAGAAAAAAAGCCTTGTCTGAAGAAGTATagtgttttaaattaacttaaccAGTATACTAATGTCAGAGTACACGTCTGGTTTCAATTTATCTTATTGGCAACTGTGAATCTGTTGTATGTGAAAGCATCAGGTTAAATGTATAGTGCCTATAACATGAACCAATTTGTAGGTTGGAGTAAATACAAAGTCAAAATTCAGAAATATAATTAGTATAGAAGTCTCTTCAATACAGGAAAAAGCGTGTCATGCTTCTGCTCTGTGAGCTGTTAATGTCAACATCCATGCTCTTCCAAAGTACAAAATGATCCACAAGAGACACACAATATATTTGCAAGCTTTATCAAATGCATACTCCATCACCTGGGTTGAGGATAGTGTTGGAAAAGACTTATGTATGTTATGTAAAGCGTGATGACCTCTATTTAATGCCTGTTTAAAAACGCATACACCAGATCACTGTGAATaagaagaaaagacacagtGGAGCCCTGTCGCTGACACcggtttatttttactgttagCCTAATTATTGTTCATTTGATGGTGATAACTATCAAATTCTACACTTGACAATatataaatgcttttaaaagaaCTGATTTTCCCTCTCCTTATATGGAAACAAGACAAGTAATCTTCTTTGTCTCGTAGGATTTTCTGCAACCAAATCTGTCTTTGCATGTCTGATCTGGACCATATCTTCCAGACCCTAAGTTTAAGGTTTACAGTATTGGGAGCTTTTGCAATAAACGGTGCGCTTTTACTGAGCTCACTGTTTTAGCCTTTCTGCATTTAGCCTCAAATAGGCCCTGTAaccttgtttttgttattttgcagtttgtgtttgttgttatgaTCCATATAATGTCCCACTGATTCACTTAAGGCATTTCTTTCCCAGTATCATATCATTCCTGAGATTTTTGTTTCATAGCTCTGACATGAATTTAATGTGTTGTTGCTATTAGTTAGAATTCTGTTTAAAATCCCTCTTTTATCCCTGTACTTTGTCCTGTTGCTTCTGCTTTGCATCTGTTTGAATCATATACAGCAATATGTTAAATCTGCCTTAACAAAGAATGACATTTGCTAGAATCACAGTCAAgttatgtttgtattgtttcGAGCTGAAATAAATGACAACCTCAAGACGCCGTCACTCAAGACTAACAACTGTTTAATCGCCATTTGAGAGCTGCTATTTAGTTTCCATGTTGTGTAAACACCCGTCTAATCAGAAGCAGGTTTACAGTGGAAACGGGAATGAGGTGCTCTTTCCACAATACTTTGTTGATGACTCGCCTGTCATGCAAGACATGTATACATGCAAGAGTGAAAAAATTCTTTgctcaaaatgttaaaactggGACACAAGTGGAAAAATCCTGTTAatcatgttttctaaaataGTCCCAGAGGGCTGTGTGTGATTACAAGCTTATGTTTACTGTTAGGATGTCCCCAGATGGAACAGGACGCTCTTTACGAACCTCTCTACAGAGGCCAATGTGTCCTCTTCACTTCCAGTATCTGAGGGTTTTGGCAGTTGACCCTGTATTGAGGTCAGAAAATTCCTCGGCTCTCCTGTGGCGTGAAATAAAAGATTTTCAGAACAAATAACAGGTGTTTGTTTCACCTATCGCAGCGATGCTTGTTGtctgacagaaaaacattttgtttttcagaaggACCGTAATGTGAGCCCTTCCCTTATTATTTCATGGCAGTATAGCATATTAAACTCTTAAGACTCTTTACACATCCGGGGAACATAGAGCAACATTAGCACTCCTTCCaaagttgtgtttttagtgACCTAAATCTCAACTCTTGTAGCTATGCTTTCGGTCTCCTCTGGCGTATTCCTGAatgaaatatttgtctttttagcTTCTTCTAAAAACGGCTGTGTTTACCTGCTATTTAGTGTTGTATAACTGCATTCAACATATCATTCTGTGTAAGCAGTTGCCTGCTGGGGCTGAACGTAACGTTCAGTGGTGAACCAAAGTCAATAAGGTGTGGGCTACACAagcaaaacagtaaataaagagACCTTATAAAGCCAGGTCAAGCTATGGGAAGAGGCAGACAGGGAAGGATTATTCCTCATAGTTCATCACATCGAGCAAACTGTCGAGTATTATGATCAACTGATGGTATAAAACACTATTTATAGCCaattaaaaagcacaacaagTGATTTTTGCccacttgggggcagcagaaacaaactgtaaattaaagaCAGACATATTATTACTTTTGAAGTCAATATACTTATCATGTTACCAAATAGTTACCTGTTTACACATTTGGAACACCTGATGTTTTGCTACGAGATGCTTCACTACGCTCACCAGCTTGTTCCTAACTTTATGTGTATGCTATTTGGTGCTATGCAGCTATTGCAAAAATGTTCTTTtggacttttgtttttaaaatcaaaaacagcTTTCTGTTGTGGCCAAAATCAATATTATGAGAATAGTAAGGTTGAACTAAAACAGTGAGTTACAAGCCAGAGAAGTGTCATATAGGGTCCATGGGGCTCAGGGAAGAATCAGCCAGGTGATAAATCTTTGTCTATACAAGCGATCTATTCACATTATTCATACATAACTCATTAATCCtttattattatacaaataTTATCATTGGAGTTCTAAGTTTGTATCAGCACACTTGATTCTAGCCTTGCCCGTCATGTTTCACTGGCTTTAGCTAGTCAACTAACATGCATTAGTACTAAATGTACTGATGTTCACTTATCACTCTAGCCCAAACCCTAATTGTTAGATATCACTTTAACATCAGCACTGTCTTCCTGCTCAGTTCAGTATGCCACCCCTTTAAAAGGCAATCTGAAAGGACATAATGTAATTGCAAGACCCACAATTGCACACATGAAAACTACCACTAAATACAGTTCAGTAAAAGAGAGCCATGCAGCTTCAGCCACTGCAAAGCAATGATTTAAGGCAAACGACTGGTCAAAAGATTTCACATTGGGTTTATTCAAATAGCTGCTGTCAAACTTTAGCATTGGATGATAATCCAGTCTCAGTTAATATAACTTACTGCAACAGATGGCAACAGGAGGACGTTAGAAACATAGAAAAAGCAGGAGAGAAACGACTGTGTTAGattagtttttccattttaaaacgTAGAAATGattgaaaatgtcaaagtttatctacattacaaaataatgacctcaaagTCGGTACATATATTGCAAGGCACTTAAGCATCTGGTATTCCTATATGGAACGATGTGCTTAGACCAAATGCAAACGTTTATTGCCTATACACTGTTTGCCAGCGCCACTTTGACAGTCTGGACCTCAGAGATATGAGAAGACTTCTGGATGATGCGGCTGGTGAGAGCGGGCCCTGTGGTGCAGCTCGGTCTGAGAGCAGAAGCGGGTCCCGTAACACACATCCTGTCTATTATAGTGGCTCTCATGAAGGAGAAGGGCTCCTCGGTGCAGCTCTGTGCCGTGGCAGCATTGGGAACCATGACGGCGCTCTGGTTCCCTGTGCAGCTCTGGCCCTGGGCCAGGTTGGTGAGAGCCACGGCGGCATGGATCTCCCTCCAGCCTTGGTCACCTTGTCTCTGTTGGCCCCGTTCGTGCTGCTGGTCCCTGTGAATATACATGAATATATATCATTACATCTGTTGCCAAATTAaccaaggaaaaaaaaaaaaaaaaagttagaggAATTTTGGAAATCCATAGCAGAAACAGTGCATTTGCTTGGATATCTCCTCTTGAGACAAAGCCAGAATAATATGGATGAATTAGAGGTGTTGCTTCAATTTCCCTAACAACTGCCAAGTGAGATTAGCAGTGTTACTTTTCAAGTTGAAAAGTGCAAACAGCTGATTGTATTGCAGACTGAGGGCTGCACGTACCTGTTACATTTAGTTGAATTATAGTCCACCGCATCtgcaaaagagaagaaaaacactttccTCAACATCCCACGAATCAGCTCGCTCGATAGCAGTGAAAGTGCAAACTGAAAATTCAGAGGACGATCAGGATTGGGTTACACGACGGTACGTTacacacataaaatattaatgtatacAGTTACTAATTGTGCAGCATGTTTCTCTGGATATGTCAGAAAAGTTTTACACAGTGAAGTGCAGCAGTCCGCCTGCGTTCAGCTACTCTGGCCAAAACAAATGCAGCTCTGTTTCTCTTGAGCTTTTGTGAGAGAGCgaaggagggggtgggggggggggggatctgATATCTGCATCGTGTCAAAAAGGACAGACGCTCTGTTTTGAGGTTTTAAAAGCTCTGCTCGCACCCTTAAAAGTGAGTCCACAGGAACCAAAAAACTCTCCCCCCCCCCATGCATCTTTTTTAAAGCGATGTCTGAGCGGCGAAGTGTCCTATGAGTTAACACATCTGTGGAAGGAGGAAGTCTTACAGTGACCTGAAGTGGGAGCACATCTGGCTATTTCAGAAACAGGAGGAGAATAAATAGGACTTTGGAGTAATATTATATTGCTTGGACAATTTCTGTTGGTGGTTTGCGCATAAGCGTGTATTATATGTAGAgcatattttccatttcagttcTGGAGTGTTGCCTTTTTTCATTGGAGCAGATAGAAGATGGTCAAAAAAGCGATTTCTCTTCAGAGAGCAATAGACGGGGAAATTAGAGGCCCACTGTGAAGCCCGGTCTTTCAACGCTAACAGCCCGAAACATCTCCCGTCTCTGATTTCTTGAGCCACGCCGAAGCCAAAAGCAACTACTTGTTGATAGTAAATCATTTTGCTgctttattcctttttttttgctactGAACGTCCCAAAGTGTTCCTCTCTTTAGCTATAACGCGCTTTGCCAAGAAAGTCCTTTCGGTACCTCGGTTGTATTTATTaccaagaaaaacacacacacacacagttgtactTCTGGTGAGGCTCAGGTTTACAGCAGGGATCAGTTAcagtgaattttttttttacaagggGTAATGAAGCTggctgcagcttcttttttttttttgggatatttatattaatatgaatTGAAATCCCCTTATGTCTTAAAGTCACTGGGCAATGCACTGAAAATATAACTTAACACCTTGTTTTGTCAATGAGGAGACTACATCTCAGCAGgcctgttttcatttgaaaccAAACGGGTTCGTCCTGATTTGCTCCGTGTCCAATAAAACACGCTTCTAGTCACATTTATGGCTCTCCAGCCTTTTTTTAGGGAAATACTGAAGTCGATCCGAGCCCCACTACGGCGTACGCGTAAATAGTCCCATCACTAACATGTGGTATTTCACTGGACTTTTACCGTCTGCGGGGCTCAGGCTGATGTGTTTAAAGACGCGCTGTAGTCGCTTATTAGCCCATCACTCGAGGGTTTAGGGGCTGTTTTATCTCCTGGGCACagtagaaacgtgttaatgGTGCTGATGAATCTGGCAGCTTGACTTTCCACTTCAGCGGAGGAGCTGGGGTTGACAACACCTTTAATACgaccattaaaaataaaaagaataaaataaatacatgagatgcattaaaaaaagatggagCACAAATTCACCAGCGTCGCCCGCACAGTGCACGACGACATCAGTAAATActccaaaacaaatgtgatgtgaagTCAAAGAGTAATGAAGTGTTTGGATTAGTAGACGTCTCTGAACAGAGGGAATCTATAAGATTGATTCCACTGTCGAAGCCGTGGCTAATGCCGTGTGGAGCTAACGCAGCTTAGCTCAGTGCCAGCGGGCAGCAACAGCAAGTTTGGCTTGTGTGGCGTTTCTCTGTTAAACCACTTTATTTGCTTCACAGTTTGTAGATTaaggacaaacacaaaataagttCGCCATGTGCTTTGTCAACAGACTAAAGCTTTTAAAGCGTGAAAATAAATGACTAGCCTAATCAACAAC
The window above is part of the Anabas testudineus chromosome 17, fAnaTes1.2, whole genome shotgun sequence genome. Proteins encoded here:
- the LOC113171974 gene encoding patched domain-containing protein 3, whose amino-acid sequence is MARCSIDCIERRLRICFEMMGLFIGSHPWWFLITPLILSAGLGSGFYFLKDRMSNNIEDQFTPVDGKAKMERKYIEETFPGNDSVFSRLRLSTSGSYATLIATSDRNILTAEPLKDILDLDFKVKAMAVQLGNQSFDYSDICAEVMGVCTSNAILDIIKYDAKNMDNVSLTFPWYHSDFQSLPLHLSLGSVKLNPESSVVESAKAIQLHYYLREDDKAKTDLWLENFINVVSNDSSASIQVSYCTSMSMQWEFEKSPASVIYLFSITYAIAITFSIISCWRSDNVRTKVWVAFCGVLSTGLAVLSSFGALLLLGQPFVMTVASCPFMILGIGLDDMFIMISCWQRTRVLDTVPDRLAGTYKEAAVSITITSLTDALALLLGYSSPFGSVRSFCLYAAMSVCFCYLFNITFLGACMALNGQREAGNKHWFTCAKIPEDVPSRTSKAFSICCVGGSYNRITEKEETEPVSHIFERFYGPFLTHKLIKASVFVIYMGYLAVGIYGCLMLKEGLDIRNLALDGSYIIGYYNNQRQHFSEYSYSVMVAVKQTFPYWDEDEQKLLHSCISNFESLNYVNSTLAWFLSFQRYANATGINISSQEAFRTHLPRFLELNSMFRQDVNFTADNHIQASRFFIQTLNRTTGEDMMVGLRKAAAECPLELLVYHPAFIYFDQYTVILDTTIQTVLLAVTVMLAVSLVLISNPLCSVWVAFAICSVIVGVTGFMALWGINLDSISMINLVMCIGFSVDFSAHMTYSFVSSPKSDVNQKATDALAHLGCPILQGAFSTILGVVVLSMSGSYIFRTFFKIVFLVITFGLLHGLVFIPVFLTLFKASGTWC
- the LOC113172354 gene encoding ras-related protein Rab-18-B-like, which encodes MDEDVLTTLKLLIIGESGVGKSSLLLRFTEDTFDPDQSATIGVDFKVKTLSIDGNKAKLAIWDTAGQERFRTLTPSYYRGAQGVILVYDVTKRDTFTKLENWLNELETYTTRNDIVKMLVGNKIDKDDHEVDRNEGLKFARKHSMLFIEASAKTKDGVQCAFEELVEKILQTPGLWESESQGQKVHFGDQAQVRGSSCGGYCSIS